The sequence TGCTCAACCTCAGGCCATGGCGGTTGGAAACGACTTTGATGCAGCTGAGGCTGATGATGCTGATGAAGATAGAGATGAggttgatgacgatgatgatggtggTACGGACCTGCCCTCGTCCTCACAGGGCGCTAAGCGGAAGAGAGATGATGATCCATCAGGCAGTGGagatgacgacgaggacgatgacGGTGTCGAGGACCTGAGGCCCTTCAAGCACCACTGACCAAGCAGCAATGTACATGGatcccttcctccccctcttctcAGCTAGAAAGAACcaagcaagcagcagcaggagcatcaGCAAACAGAAATGGTGGGTTTCCCCCTATTTTTTCTTAGCGTTTTTCTTGTAAAGACTTTGGATTGAGAGAGAGCTTCTTCATCCATCCTTCCTCTTCAAACATCAGATTTTAGGAGGGAAAATGGAGATACCTGTGTAGCAACTTAGCAAGTAGCCATGGCAGCTCAGTTAAGctcagtttcagtttcagtttcattGTCTCCCTAGCCTGCACCATctcttttgattttcttttttccctccaGAATTTCAAATGGTAGTTACAAGCCCCAGGTTTCCCTCCACCCTTTCAAATTTCTGTTACATTGGCAGTGTAGCCGATGTATTGCCAACTGTCAAAACTGTAGTTTCCCTCCAAGGGAAAAGCCCGGGAAATGCCCCCCCTTTCAAATGCCCCCTCAGTAGCCGTTGCTCCCCCtccaatttgaatttttatacTTTTGCCCTAGTTGGTTGAACTGTGTTGCTGTGTGTGGTAAGAGTTTTTCTCACTGGGGAGTGTGGACGACGGTGCCACCACCCCGGGGGGGCTTCTGTACGCGGGCGCTGCGTGCTTTGAGATAGGTGAAACGGCTGTGGTTGCAGCGATGCGGAGGCGCCCGCGGCCAACCAACGAACCAGCCACCTCTGTGGGCGAGAGGGCGGGCAACTGGGCTCCCGGTGCTCGCAGCAGTAAGAGCCATTTCTTTACCAATTTTTGGACCgagcagatgcagcagcacaGCCCGCGGCGGCTGCGCCCGTGTCCACGGCTCACGGCATGGGTCCTCCTCTCTCACTGCTCACCGGGCCCCACTCGCAGGCAATTCTGTTGTGGTGGGGGCGGGTGGTAACTGGACCGGGTGGTGAGGTGAACCACGGCGCGGGAGTGggtggggtgggtgggtgggtgggtgcgcGTTGTCGGTGAGCGGCTcgaggcgaaggggaggagaggagattcggccggatttggaTGGATGCCTTCTTTTCTTCCTTGGATGCTTCTCCCTCTTGAAATGACGGTAttgccctccccctcctcgtcgTTGGTGGGGGCCCACCGGCTTGAATTAGGCGCACACCCCCAGCTGGCTCCCCAACTTTGACACGTCTCCCTGCCGCGGGATCCGAATTAAAGAATGGGCGACGCGCCTAGAGACGACGCAGACTTTgggtgtgggtcccaccacgGTGATCGTCGGGCCCCACAAGTCAGTGATACGATAGCTCTGCTTCGAGCGGTGAATCACGTGCACCGGGTCCATGTCACGTACGGCGACTGGGAGGTGGGGCCCCGGTTGGGGTGGCTACACTCGTCTGACCATGTGGTCCGTGTCTACAGATAGCTCTGGCCTCTGGCCCCGCGCATGCACGCTATGCCCGTGATGCCCTGTATGGACGGCGCGGATCGTGGAGAGCGGAGATCGGACGGCGGGTGTGAGAGCAGTGACGTGGGAGATCATCCGCCTAGAGTAGAGGAGACGGTGCCAGGTCGTCGTGCCGTGTTGCTCGCGCGTACAACGTGGGCCGGGCCCAGAGGGTGGACGTGGTTGGTGGGGCCATGGGGGTGGGTGTGGTAGCAGTACAAAAaaagtggtggtggtgtgggtggaaaggtggggtccacctgggcccacttgtcagtttCATGGGTGGAAGGGGATGGATGGGAAACgacgcgcgggcgggcggggtGGTGTTCGGCTACGCGGCGCCTCCGCCGTGTCCGACGGGGCCGTTGCATCTCCGCCCCTCCCCCGCAAACCGCTTCAATTTTCACCAAGTACAAAGCACAAACTGGGAAGTATCTTCGGCAGTAAAAATAGGGTTTGTTGTGAGATACTCTCTCCTtatcgaaatgtttgacgccgttaatttttttaaacatatttgaccattcgtcttatttaaaaacttttgtgaaatatgtaaaattatatatatacataaaagtatatttaacaatgaatcaaatgatagaaaaagaattaataattacttagattttttgaataagacgaacggtcaaacatgtttaaaaaagtgaacggtatcaaacattcagagatagagggagtacggAGTTTGTTTGTAAATTAGATGTTTTGGAAAATCTAAATACTATCCCATCTCAacccatctcaaaatatagtatttttattataatcttAACATGcatttgtttagatttatagttaTAAAACTTATTATAATATAGCACAAAGTTAAAAGTTCTgactccctctgttttaggttataagactttttgactttggtcaaagttaaactattctaagtttgactaactatatataaaaaaatagtaatatttttctacagaattagttaaatttagagaaagtcaaaacgtcttatattTGAAACGGATTGAgtattttctttccaagtcgATTTGGAATTAGTATTTTTCCCCTAAGTGAATCATTAGTTCATTAACAAAAAAACGGGCCACATATTTTTAGCAAATCCCAAAAAAGTTCTCTTTCTATTGTTTCTCCAGCTGTAGCGACTAATCCGAACCGTTGGTTGTGATCGGACGGCAAAGAGATAATGAAACGAATGGCTGGCTCTCAGGCAATCGTGCTGCTCGCGCCTCGCCACTGAGCTCCAGTTTCCGAGCAGATAGAGCGAGTTGTGGCGGGAAACCAATGCCATCCAACTGAATCAGTGGAAGgcaaccaccaccacggccacgGCGAGCCACTGCCTGCCAAGAACGAAAGCTTTAGACGGTCACCTCATCGGCGTCGCCGCCCGATTTTCCCATGGCGTCCCAGCCACTACGCCTCGTGAGGCCGAGcccgctcgccggccggcacgcggcggcgtGCAAGTGCTCCGCCGCCATCCCGCTCGTCttcgggcggcagcggctgccgcTCCTCGTCGCCTTCCCtcgcggctccggctccggctccggttCCGGCGCCTCCTGCTCCGCCGTGCAGGaatcgtcgtccgccgccgccgccacgactgGTCCGCCCCCAATTGCTTAGCTACTGTAAATCCTTCATAAGATTAGGAAAGAAACGCATCAGTGTTGATTAGATCAGTCAAATGTTTGCCATAGTAGCACCATGCCAATGTTTTGCGTTTTGCCATTGAAAAGTTGCACTTATTTTGTTGATCTTTTGGTTACTATGGATTTGTGGTGTGGTGTGCAGTCAGTGAGAAGAAGGATGCGGCCGATGCCAAGAAGGAAGCCACCGCGGAGGCGAAGCCCGCAGCGAAGCCGGCCGCGAAGCCGAAGAAGCCTCCGGTGAAGCCGCTGCCGGAGATGATGCAGGAGGAGATCATCCCCCCGCTGAAGGCAGCTCTGGAGGCTGAGGACGACGTGTCCCAAGTGGAGCTCTCCTTCGAAGATAATAGGGTGAGTGTGCCGACTAGTGCCGGAGATGATAATAGGGAAGTGATCACACTGCATATTAGCATCCCTAACTGTTTCATAAGTACTGTTGTCTGAAGCTTGTTGATTTTGTGATTACTGATTAGTACTGAAACGTGTAAATTAGCAACTTGGTATAAGTTACAGAGTTACAGATGGTATAAAGCAATTCAGCATAGCATAGCTAATTGTTCGATGAATGTTAAACAAGTCAAATTTAATTACATGGAATAGGTTTCTCAttgctttttttaaatttgattcagCCTAGTTCTGAACAATAGCATTGCTGATGATGTAGGAATTTCTGAAGGAAATTAAAAACATTTGCTTAGGCTGTGATAGTTTTGTACAATAAGGCTACAGCCTACAAGGAATGATAATGACCAAATATTTCTGCTTTTTCTAGATAATTGATAATTCATACCAACATTTCTGCTATGCTGCGTTATTACATATATATCGACATTATTAACCCTTGCTTTGATGAATGCAGTTGGAGGGTTCCTTCATAAAGGATGAAGTGCCTTATTACTTCTGGGCCTTCTTTCCAAATGGAGACCTCACAGGTACAAGCTACCTCCTGCACCTTTCTCATTTCTTCATACAAAAATTGCTGCTTTCTTGCTGAGAATACCGTTGGGAGGCATAAGCAGGACAATACCTCAATGCATTCACATAACCTATATATTTCATACCTTTTGAATTTTTAACTGTAAACTACTATCACTTGATATTCCGTGTTCTGAAGGCTGCTATGTAGCGTATTATTTAGGTATAAATCCGCATTCTGAAGACTACAATATAGTGCATCTAGGTGTAAAAGACCAGTTATGCAGAGTACAGAGTACTTAAGTAGGATTGCAGAAGCATattttgcaagttgcaacactGCATCATCATCAAAGATATGGGCGCATAGCTTATTGAATAGCTTGAAATGTTTACACCAGTATCATTCATCTCGACGATTAACGCAGGACCGAAGGGCTTCGCGCTGTCATCGTATGGCACAGAAGTGAGCACCATCGAGCCGTTCCTGATCGACGAGAAGAGAGCAAACGCCAAGTATGTGGTGTTCTGGGTTTACAAGAGGCTGGCTGGCCAAGGGATCCTCCCTGTCTGGAAGGAAGAGGAGGGTGAgggtgagggggagggggagtctTCAGCGTAGCCActcaaaaacacacacacatgggCACAGGCTGCTCTGAATATAGTACATTGTGCAATTCCTAATTGTGAATGTTGTAAAGATGTAAAGTTCATCTGCTAATATATCACAGATAATCTTGATGTTCTTTTTTGGAGCGAAGATGATCATGACGTCTGAACCTTGCATCTATCTCTTTGGTGCCGTGTCAAGTATCAGTCTATCAGCAGCTGAAAAATGGTCTCTTGCTGAGTCTGCAGGGTAGCCActgaaaaaacacacacatgggCAGTACAGGTTGCTTTGAATATAGTACATTGTTCAAAGCCTAATTGGACAGAATTTTATAAAGATGTAAAGTTCATCTGCTAATGTATCACAGAAAATCTTGATGTTCTTTCAGGAGTGGAGATAATCTTGATGTCTGAACCTTGCACCATTCTCTTCTGGTGCCATGTCAAATATCATTACATCAAAagctgaaatatatatatatatatatatatatatatatatatatatatatatatatatatatatatatatattcaaatattcaaCAATAGAACTTATTGTCTCTGTATTTGTCGGCAGAAGTTGGATCGGAGATGTAAAccattccattattaaaaaacagCAGCTGGAAAATGGTCTCTTGCTGATGTTCAGTGCCAGTGTGCTGTGTTTGGTTGGGGCAATCTTTCTGGGCTGGGCCGCAAGTTCAGGTTCTCTTGAAATGCTTGTCACAATCATAGAGTGAATAGTACAAGATCGAGCTATGGCCATGTGTCATCTGAAAGGTATGGTATGTGGAGTTTATCATCCCTTAGTCCTAGCTGTCGCACTCCGTCTCATTCAGTCCTCGCCATTATCTGATGCTGAGATGACCATATGCATGGCTCCTCCACAGAGAAGGACAAAACGGAAATTGAAATGTAGATATTATATTCGTCCTTCGCAACCTAAGGTTCATAAAGtgcaaatatataatatatataaagcaACTTTGGTATTTTAAGAGCACTTGGATGGTCTTATACGGTGCATAACCAACCTCGACAGCCTCCTATCGCGTTTCCTATAATATTTTCTCCTTTAATATTAACAATATTATTGTCCTTTTTATGACCATCCTAGCTTATTTTTAAGATCTTACTCAAGTATCTTTTTTCTTTACAAAACACTTCTTACATGTAGATAATTTTGTGAAATTCGTCTCATCTTCAACATGTGtgtctttttttcctttacacctactccatccgttccgaAAAAACGAACCTAGACACGGATGTAATATTTTCTAGTAagcatgtccagatttattgtattaggaaATGTCACATTCACATCTagatttggttttttatgggatggagggagtatgtatgaGTCTTCCGTGTAACGAAAGAGGGTTTGCAACCTCCATGTAATGATAGAAAGATTTGGATGAGCTTTGCATACAATTTTCACTTTTTATTAAAAGTTCATCAAAATTTAtaccacaaattttttttggaggaaacaaaaaatctttttcttcttccacTCCACTGCAACCGTGCAACGCTGACACTCACTTTTAAATCGCCTCAAAACTAACTGAATCACTGAACACCCGCACGCACCGCAGTTTAGCcatatcgccgccgccgccatgctcgcCTACCTCCTccacgcccccgccgccgccgccgccgtggtgcccAGCCCGCTCtccctccgctcgccgccgaaGACGCCCTTCCTCCCGACGTCCCCCATCCGCGTGCCCACGCCGAGGCGGCGCCCCGCCGcgttctcctccgccgccgccgcggtggtgcCCATCGCGGCGTCGCTGCTCGAGGGCCCCGTGCTGGTCTGGGCCGGGAGGCTCTGCCTCTACTACGCGCTCCTCCACATCGGCCTCGCCGGCTCCCCGCGCAACCCCTTCCTCGCCCACGGTAATCTGCATTAGCCGCGGCTGGTTTCGATTCGGGGGAAAAAAGGCGGGGGGTTCTTGATGCGCCTCGTGTCGTGTTCGTGCAGAGATTGGCGATGATGGCGCCGGGGACAGCGACCTAGGGTTCTCGAAGTGGGCGGACaagctgcgcggcggcgcgccaggTTTCGTGCAGTTTCAATTCAAAAATCGATTTATCTCTCCTTCTCAGTTAATTTTATCCATGATTTATTAGAACGCGAAAGGTGTGTGGGATTCTGTAATCGTTAGGAGAATGTGGATCTTGGATAAGATATTCCTCTTTGGGCGTCTGGATAGCGAGCTTTCTGCTAGCTAGGAGAGAGTGCATGCAATTGCATCTTTGGATGGGTTTAGATTTGGGACCAAAAAGGTGGAGATGCTTATGATATGATATTGTGTGAAAAAGCAAGTTTTCCGTCGTCGTTTATAGTGGACTATAATTTTTAGATGTAGAAAAAGTAAAAGTTGATGACTTGGTGGATCGATACCATTATGGAATAGAAATGTATTGAAGATTTGTTTGCTACGGATATGGGAATCAGATTCTCTTGGATGTTTACAGACTAATCACAGAACATAGTGCAGTGCAGGCTTTAAATGTGTATAGAGGTTTCCCTAGACTTAGTTATTGTATTATGCAAGAAACTCATTTCTCAAACTAGAACAGTTTAGCATGGATGTGTGCCCAAAGGTGTTATCAAGCATTTCTCAAACTTATTTAGTCTGACACTTTGTTACCTATTATTTGTTGGGGTTAATCCAAGTTTTCTACTTCTGGTGTGTATCACCTTTGGTTTATTAACGAAGAATCCATTGTGTCAATTCTCATTATGCCAGGatcaaccattttttttatcagataACATGCTTATGCAGTTATGCTCACCAGCTGAATTTAACATTTCAAGTGTCAAATTCTGTAAGATTGTGTCTAGGAGGAAAGAAACATAACATTACCCAAGTGGTAAGGCTTAAGCAGTTCACAAGGGGAACCTTCATCATTTTGGTAAATAGAACGATTTTGGATCCAATATTGTAGATGTTATCATTGATAtcctgatgaggacatcacccatggacatattgttggctAAACATTGGATGGTGGTTCTAGATTTCTGTTCCATTGCTTCGTTATGTATTGGACTATGGTTTTGATCAAAAGTACTTCCATTTTCACACACAAGATGGATAAATGATGTGCGTGTTCATCTCATTCAGGAGAAAATGAAGCCCAGGATAAGAGGAAGCTAGTTAGCAAATGGAAACCAACAACTAAAGGCACGCTGAAGAGGACTTACCGAGTTCGTTCAGTAGAAGAAGGTCGACGGATTCTTAAAGAAATTGCTTTGGTTCTCTCTGAAGATGACCACTTTGTGGACGCCTCCAGTCACAAGGTGATTTTTTTCATGATCCACTGCAAATACACTTTCTAGCCATTATGTTTAGTGTTTAATAATTTAACAACAAGGTGCTTCAGAAAAAATACTGAGATATTTGCCATGTTTCTTGCTCTTATTGTAAAGTTGATGCTCTTCTAACTGAATGTTGTTGCTTACAATCAGGGTTGTCAAATAAGGAGGGAAAGTGCGCACGGCGAGAGTGTGTGCTGCTATAATGTGAGAGCTCTGTTCGATGAGCTTCCTACCCCTCACCTAGTTCTGGAGATTACAGCTTTCCCTGCTGGACCTCTCACTGATAATGACTACCGCAAGGCCGAGAGGCTCGAAATGGTGCTGAGGATGAGTGCTTCCATTTAATTTCAGAACACCCATTTTCCATTTCAGCTTACTTTTGCCCAAGCTGTAAATTTTCTACCGATGGGGCTCGAAATGGTGCTGAGGATGAGTGCTTCCATTTAATTTCAGAACACCCATTTTCCATTTCAGCTTACTTTTGCCCAAGCTGTAAATTTTCTACCGATGGGCCTGTAAATTGATTCAGTCTTGCTAAGAAGTTAAGAACTACTTGTAAAACCTGAGTTCTGCTCAATCTTTCTAGAATTCTAATATTTGTGCTCAGTCTTTCTAGAACTCTAATATCAAGAAGTCTTTGTCATAGACCTTACATTTTTATGGCACcgcacttattttttttaactttgcaaCTAACTGTTGGACAGTGGCTAATTCATGTGCTATATCTGTTTCTGttatgtcccaaaatataactaattTTAGCGTTCAAATTTTGTTAATTCCACATATAATTTCTTTACCTATTTTCTTATCTCAACCCACCGCAACCATCCCTCATTTAATTTACATTTCTGCTTAATCCCCATTAAAAATTTTAGaagtattttatattttgggaaggagggagacaCATTAACCAGCAGAACGTGTTCTATGACTCAAATTTGGGACCATTCTAACTTGTTAGGTCGTCACATCGAATGCAAAAGCTGATAGGAACTAAAAATCAGATAAAATGCAAGCTACAATTTCACGGGGACCATCAGTTTCAGGGTTTCAACTTAGATACAGCAAGTACAGATATAAGCATCCACAAACAGAACCAACAGTCAGTTGATCATTGCAGTGCTTTTAGTTACAGGAAAACTTAAAATGGAGCCACACATATTTGGTCCATTTGAGGATgaaactacatttttttttcccataagGTATTTTCATAAGCCAAGGATGAATTGCCACCAGCAGGGAGAGAGCCAAAGTGATGGTGCTGAGCTGAACCCACTTCACCCCTCTTCACCTCACCTCATCATGGAAACGCGCTGGTGAATGGCGTTCGCGACCAGCTTCCCATCTCCGCCATTCTGCGCTCTGAAGCTCATTGTGGGAAGGAAGCCAGCTGAGGGGAAGTGGCTCTGCTCATGGTTACCAAGGAATTCTCTGCTGGTTGAGACGCTCGCGATTTCAGAGGGAGAGGAAGCTGAAGGCGCGCTACCGGTGCCATTCTGAAGGCATGTCCTATTGCCAGAGCTCGCGCCACCGGatgcggcctcctcctcctgttgcTGCTTCTGCTCCTCGAGCTGCTTTGTGTTGAGGAAGCGCCCTCCAGATCCACGAGCTCGCTTCATGGCATGGCGATGCCGAGATTCATGGAGGTATGGCTGAGAAGACAGGAGAAATGTTTTTAACTTATAACAGGGGTAATTGTAAGTTAAAATGTATAGCTGTAAGTAGCTATTATTTTGCCTTGAGAAATGAATCACCCATGTGATTGAGGATGGTGATCACTTCAAACATACTGAGTCCAAATATTTTGATCAATGAATAGCATAAAGATGTACTCTGAGCACAGATAACTCCCTAAGTAACCCAAGGCAGGATAATGAATTTTTAGCTGAAAGATATGTAAAGATGCAGTGCAGCAGTCAGCATGTATCTAAGAAAATTAGGGAAGTACTAACAGGAGGATCTCTTTTACAGTTTCAtagcagaaagaaaaaaaaaaagggtaccAGGAAGGATTGCAACATTTCATATTACCTTCCGACCTTTCACCAACTTATTTTGGGCCTCCAATTTAGCTCGTATCTGTCTCCTCCTAAGAATTGCATGGTACTGCTTTGCGTTAACAAATATTGGCTCTTCTGCTGCAGGCTCAACAGGCAACGGCACCCGGGAGTTAGCTGTACCATTTTGCTGGGGATGAACCTGGGTAAATAATACACAAATGACAAATTGTTGATGCTGTGCcataagaaaattttaaaaaaatgtactgCGAAGATGCAGGAAATAAGTGTTATACAATATATCATCTAGTTTCTCAGGAAGACAGTTTTGATTGGGTGGCATCTTTTAGCTGATAAGCTTAGAAATGGTTTGTACGGAAGTCCAAAATCCATCAATGAAGCTACGATCTTTAATCTAAAAAAGATGCATGAATCAATTGCAAACTCCCCACCTTTAAGTTTTATTTAAAAGGACtctttgttgttttattttttttccttctaaatATTAATGAAGTTCAACAAAAAGGATGCACGAGTCCCCTGCAAATTCCTCTCTTTTATTTCAAAGCACCTGTCTACTCTTTTGTTTTGCTTCTGAATAATACTCGACTGCAACAATTGCTTAACTACCAGAATGAATAAGATCTTCGATGCTCATCAAATTGTAAATGGATGAAGAGGGGAGAAAAATGATCTTATCACCTTGAATCGTCAAAGATTGTACAAATTTGATGTGAGAACAGAAATGGTAGAGTGAACTCACAATTGCATGTGAAGAATATCCAGTCAAGACCCCACCATAGTATGCATCAGCTGTATAAGGAATACAAGCCTAGAACACAACATAGCTGGTCAACTGAAAGTAACACTTGATTCAAAGAGGGCAACAATCCACACAATTGCATGAACTTACAAAGGATTGGCTATAGTCGAGCTTTGGAGGCAAAGCTCCTGGATTCCCCAACGATGATACTGACTTTGTTTTGTCCTGATCTGGCATCTGATGACCATCATCATTGTCTGAGGGGGAAAATAGGACAAACGAGATGTTAGGTTGGGCACCGGAATGATTAACAGAGATAATCGATGTAAATTGAGCACTAGAAGGAATAACAGGAAAACTCACTAATGAAATGACAGACTCATCAAAACTGTCACTTCAGAATATGCAAAAGATTACTCGAAGGTTTGGTGAGAAGCATAGTAATAACAACAATAAAGGAAAATTTGAAACGTGAGCATTACATACAAAACAGATGACatggttttgagttttgacgCATATGAACTATTATCATGTGGAAACACATGATAATACTCTTCGTTCCAATATGGGTTTCATGTGGAAACTCAAATGAAAAGTTAACATAATCCAGAAAAAAGGTTGCCTAAGACCACAGCAGCTCGTCACAATTTACAGCTACCATAAAGTCACTTGCACTATAGCATAGATGAGCTTGCAAATAATCATTGAACGTATTGGTATCATGAATACATTCAACTTGGCACTACATCCATAGACAAACGATTGCCAACCAAGAAGCAGCATCTACAAATGTGTTTTAAAGAGACATGATTGAAGCGAAGAATATGTTGCGACAATAAGATCTGAAACTATACTAAGACCGGATTACCATTATGACAATacttttaaatatcatgcattaCCAGATTGTGTTGAGGTATGTCGCTCATTTGGACTGCTATCATTCATGGCAGATTCTTCTTGGTGTGACTGTCCAGAATCGCTTGACGGGGAATCTTGATCATACATCTTATGACCTAACTGCTTCATCTGATAATCTCCAGAGAAAAAATCCTACACATGCAGAGTCTAGCTGGTAAATGTGTTACTCATGGGAGTAGCAAAGCCAGCGATTCCCAGGTTGCACCATCAATAACTACTACTTACATAGTTGGGCGTAGTATGGGCTCGATGATCTTCCATTTGTCGCAAAAGCATTAGCATTATGAGATGGTCTCACTTTGGTCCAGGCACCATTTTTCTTCGTGTACTTCTATAATTAGCCTTCAAGACAAGTTGATAACATTAACTTAAGCAAATTGAACTGATAGGGCTTTTAACCCGACCTCTTCAGATTGGTGGGGATTTTGTTGCCCATCAAAGTATTAGCTCTAATCCTTTCTATCAAAAGATGCCTATTAAAGGTTTCTACTCATTAACTGGAATATGATTATGCATAGTTACTTTCAGGTGTtgaattatctaaaaaaaacgaCAATAGATGTTGTAATACTGAATAGAGACAGTAGGAAATAACTGAATCATGAGATTCTGAACCATAAAAGCAAATAAATTATGATATTACCTTAATATCATAATA is a genomic window of Oryza glaberrima chromosome 7, OglaRS2, whole genome shotgun sequence containing:
- the LOC127779502 gene encoding nuclear transcription factor Y subunit A-4-like isoform X2; translation: MKQLGHKMYDQDSPSSDSGQSHQEESAMNDSSPNERHTSTQSDNDDGHQMPDQDKTKSVSSLGNPGALPPKLDYSQSFACIPYTADAYYGGVLTGYSSHAIVHPQQNGTANSRVPLPVEPAAEEPIFVNAKQYHAILRRRQIRAKLEAQNKLVKGRKPYLHESRHRHAMKRARGSGGRFLNTKQLEEQKQQQEEEAASGGASSGNRTCLQNGTGSAPSASSPSEIASVSTSREFLGNHEQSHFPSAGFLPTMSFRAQNGGDGKLVANAIHQRVSMMR
- the LOC127779503 gene encoding uncharacterized protein LOC127779503 yields the protein MLAYLLHAPAAAAAVVPSPLSLRSPPKTPFLPTSPIRVPTPRRRPAAFSSAAAAVVPIAASLLEGPVLVWAGRLCLYYALLHIGLAGSPRNPFLAHEIGDDGAGDSDLGFSKWADKLRGGAPGENEAQDKRKLVSKWKPTTKGTLKRTYRVRSVEEGRRILKEIALVLSEDDHFVDASSHKGCQIRRESAHGESVCCYNVRALFDELPTPHLVLEITAFPAGPLTDNDYRKAERLEMVLRMSASI
- the LOC127779157 gene encoding uncharacterized protein LOC127779157 is translated as MASQPLRLVRPSPLAGRHAAACKCSAAIPLVFGRQRLPLLVAFPRGSGSGSGSGASCSAVQESSSAAAATTVSEKKDAADAKKEATAEAKPAAKPAAKPKKPPVKPLPEMMQEEIIPPLKAALEAEDDVSQVELSFEDNRLEGSFIKDEVPYYFWAFFPNGDLTGPKGFALSSYGTEVSTIEPFLIDEKRANAKYVVFWVYKRLAGQGILPVWKEEEGEGEGEGESSA
- the LOC127779502 gene encoding nuclear transcription factor Y subunit A-4-like isoform X1, with amino-acid sequence MLMLLRQMEDHRAHTTPNYDFFSGDYQMKQLGHKMYDQDSPSSDSGQSHQEESAMNDSSPNERHTSTQSDNDDGHQMPDQDKTKSVSSLGNPGALPPKLDYSQSFACIPYTADAYYGGVLTGYSSHAIVHPQQNGTANSRVPLPVEPAAEEPIFVNAKQYHAILRRRQIRAKLEAQNKLVKGRKPYLHESRHRHAMKRARGSGGRFLNTKQLEEQKQQQEEEAASGGASSGNRTCLQNGTGSAPSASSPSEIASVSTSREFLGNHEQSHFPSAGFLPTMSFRAQNGGDGKLVANAIHQRVSMMR